In Ostrea edulis chromosome 4, xbOstEdul1.1, whole genome shotgun sequence, a single window of DNA contains:
- the LOC125669622 gene encoding uncharacterized protein LOC125669622 isoform X2: protein MATSSSNTIQQWASVVDSFSSQYDSTRWSANQILGPPKVFPDHGDIPGAWASKSCDSVEFVEIGFQEKVIPSAINIYETYHAGGVKRVMAKNPNGAWVELYKADRIKKISSSRIFSPVLSRGITFKTNKLRIEIDCSVARSWVELDAVELVGFTQESGASTGRNQTGHPSVNTSLWVREITNYSSQYNNSGWSARTVIGQPRVYPRYGDLQGSWASAAKDAHQFIEVAFEKKLYLREINIYETYHAGGVKRVSAKDVGGNWVTLYETDHCQCIDSSRIFSPQFNQPKFPVDELRIDIDCTASGSWVEIDAINIVGTTKPDMPSLSSCLSQLVNKKMFSDVEIIVEGLSFHGHKAILAQRSPFFRSVFVEGKMPETAQQPSAVPPALPSAPPLDEDTPPSYESLFGLPPGPTVKPAPPTPNQLYGVGNSGSMKEADPVQAQSTKLPVSADPVQSTKLSAISCCNPLLLDNVTPDVFGVILHFIYTEEIPDVILVADFPVGIDTMCVVRSARAAAEFGLPGLRAACERKLCTENSLSSDNVLEAFLESTKQPVLGTGGSNYFPKSYGGSKMGGGCKIVDLRGMEDVK, encoded by the exons ATGGCAACAAGCAGTTCAAACACTATCCAACAATGGGCCTCTGTTGTAGATTCTTTCTCTTCACAATATGACTCTACAAG ATGGTCAGCTAACCAAATTCTTGGACCTCCAAAGGTTTTTCCTGACCATGGAGATATACCAGGAGCATGGGCCAGCAAGAGCTGTGACTCGGTAGAGTTTGTGGAG ATTGGATTTCAAGAGAAAGTAATACCATCAGCAATCAACATTTATGAGACATACCATGCAGGTGGGGTCAAAAGAGTCATGGCTAAAAACCCTAACGGCGCCTGGGTAGAACTGTATAAAGCAGACAGAATTAAGAAGATTTCATCCAGTCGGATATTTTCACCTGTATTATCAAgg GGTATCACTTTCAAAACTAACAAACTGAGGATTGAGATAGACTGCTCTGTTGCTAGGAGTTGGGTAGAACTTGATGCTGTAGAATTAGTGGGATTCACGCAGGAATCAG GTGCAAGTACTGGGAGAAACCAAACTGGTCACCCATCAGTGAACACGAGTTTGTGGGTGAGAGAGATTACCAACTATTCCTCACAGTACAACAACTCAGG TTGGTCTGCACGAACTGTGATCGGCCAGCCCAGAGTGTACCCTAGGTATGGAGATTTGCAAGGATCATGGGCAAGTGCAGCAAAAGATGCTCATCAATTTATTGAG GTggcatttgaaaagaaattgtacttGAGAGAAATCAACATTTATGAAACTTACCATGCAGGTGGAGTCAAGAGGGTGTCAGCGAAGGACGTAGGAGGAAACTGGGTCACACTGTACGAGACTGACCACTGCCAGTGTATCGATTCAAGTCGAATTTTCTCACCACAGTTTAAT CAACCAAAATTCCCCGTGGATGAACTAAGAATTGACATTGACTGTACAGCAAGTGGCTCCTGGGTGGAAATTGATGCCATTAACATTGTGGGAACCACAAAGCCAG ATATGCCATCTCTGTCATCCTGCCTGTCGCAGCTGGTGAACAAGAAGATGTTTAGTGATGTAGAAATCATTGTGGAAGGTCTCTCATTCCACGGACATAAGGCCATACTAGCACAAAGATCACCATTTTTCAGATCCGTTTTTGTTGAGGGAAAAATGCCAGAAACA GCTCAACAACCAAGTGCTGTCCCACCAGCATTGCCTTCAGCCCCACCTTTAGATGAGGATACTCCCCCATCATATGAAAGTTTATTCGGTCTCCCGCCTGGTCCTACTGTAAAGCCGGCTCCGCCCACTCCGAATCAGTTGTATGGGGTGGGGAACAGTGGAAGTATGAAAGAAGCAGACCCAGTACAAGCACAATCAACGAAACTACCCGTATCAGCAGATCCAGTACAATCAACAAAACTATCAGCAATCTCTTGTTGT AATCCACTTCTACTTGACAATGTTACACCGGATGTATTTGGGGTCATCCTTCATTTTATCTACACGGAGGAGATTCCTGATGTTATACTTGTTGCCGACTTTCCTGTAGGAATTGACACAATGTGTGTCGTCAGATCCGCTCGAG CTGCTGCTGAGTTTGGTTTGCCTGGCCTGAGAGCTGCGTGTGAGCGAAAACTTTGTACAGAAAATTCTCTGTCCTCAGACAACGTTTTAGAGGCTTTCTTAGAGTCCACAAAACAACCAGTTCTCG ggacaggaggatccaattattttcctaaaagttatggTGGATCTAAGatgggtggaggatgtaaaatagtggatctaagagggatggaggatgtgaaatag
- the LOC125669622 gene encoding uncharacterized protein LOC125669622 isoform X1, with the protein MATSSSNTIQQWASVVDSFSSQYDSTRWSANQILGPPKVFPDHGDIPGAWASKSCDSVEFVEIGFQEKVIPSAINIYETYHAGGVKRVMAKNPNGAWVELYKADRIKKISSSRIFSPVLSRGITFKTNKLRIEIDCSVARSWVELDAVELVGFTQESGASTGRNQTGHPSVNTSLWVREITNYSSQYNNSGWSARTVIGQPRVYPRYGDLQGSWASAAKDAHQFIEVAFEKKLYLREINIYETYHAGGVKRVSAKDVGGNWVTLYETDHCQCIDSSRIFSPQFNQPKFPVDELRIDIDCTASGSWVEIDAINIVGTTKPDMPSLSSCLSQLVNKKMFSDVEIIVEGLSFHGHKAILAQRSPFFRSVFVEGKMPETAQQPSAVPPALPSAPPLDEDTPPSYESLFGLPPGPTVKPAPPTPNQLYGVGNSGSMKEADPVQAQSTKLPVSADPVQSTKLSAISCCNPLLLDNVTPDVFGVILHFIYTEEIPDVILVADFPVGIDTMCVVRSARAAAEFGLPGLRAACERKLCTENSLSSDNVLEAFLESTKQPVLDFICKMAWYCMLNNRESIKNQAKFKSLPRDVQKQLFNQPTCQNLVPEMEKSAGQKTYPSDVCCLQ; encoded by the exons ATGGCAACAAGCAGTTCAAACACTATCCAACAATGGGCCTCTGTTGTAGATTCTTTCTCTTCACAATATGACTCTACAAG ATGGTCAGCTAACCAAATTCTTGGACCTCCAAAGGTTTTTCCTGACCATGGAGATATACCAGGAGCATGGGCCAGCAAGAGCTGTGACTCGGTAGAGTTTGTGGAG ATTGGATTTCAAGAGAAAGTAATACCATCAGCAATCAACATTTATGAGACATACCATGCAGGTGGGGTCAAAAGAGTCATGGCTAAAAACCCTAACGGCGCCTGGGTAGAACTGTATAAAGCAGACAGAATTAAGAAGATTTCATCCAGTCGGATATTTTCACCTGTATTATCAAgg GGTATCACTTTCAAAACTAACAAACTGAGGATTGAGATAGACTGCTCTGTTGCTAGGAGTTGGGTAGAACTTGATGCTGTAGAATTAGTGGGATTCACGCAGGAATCAG GTGCAAGTACTGGGAGAAACCAAACTGGTCACCCATCAGTGAACACGAGTTTGTGGGTGAGAGAGATTACCAACTATTCCTCACAGTACAACAACTCAGG TTGGTCTGCACGAACTGTGATCGGCCAGCCCAGAGTGTACCCTAGGTATGGAGATTTGCAAGGATCATGGGCAAGTGCAGCAAAAGATGCTCATCAATTTATTGAG GTggcatttgaaaagaaattgtacttGAGAGAAATCAACATTTATGAAACTTACCATGCAGGTGGAGTCAAGAGGGTGTCAGCGAAGGACGTAGGAGGAAACTGGGTCACACTGTACGAGACTGACCACTGCCAGTGTATCGATTCAAGTCGAATTTTCTCACCACAGTTTAAT CAACCAAAATTCCCCGTGGATGAACTAAGAATTGACATTGACTGTACAGCAAGTGGCTCCTGGGTGGAAATTGATGCCATTAACATTGTGGGAACCACAAAGCCAG ATATGCCATCTCTGTCATCCTGCCTGTCGCAGCTGGTGAACAAGAAGATGTTTAGTGATGTAGAAATCATTGTGGAAGGTCTCTCATTCCACGGACATAAGGCCATACTAGCACAAAGATCACCATTTTTCAGATCCGTTTTTGTTGAGGGAAAAATGCCAGAAACA GCTCAACAACCAAGTGCTGTCCCACCAGCATTGCCTTCAGCCCCACCTTTAGATGAGGATACTCCCCCATCATATGAAAGTTTATTCGGTCTCCCGCCTGGTCCTACTGTAAAGCCGGCTCCGCCCACTCCGAATCAGTTGTATGGGGTGGGGAACAGTGGAAGTATGAAAGAAGCAGACCCAGTACAAGCACAATCAACGAAACTACCCGTATCAGCAGATCCAGTACAATCAACAAAACTATCAGCAATCTCTTGTTGT AATCCACTTCTACTTGACAATGTTACACCGGATGTATTTGGGGTCATCCTTCATTTTATCTACACGGAGGAGATTCCTGATGTTATACTTGTTGCCGACTTTCCTGTAGGAATTGACACAATGTGTGTCGTCAGATCCGCTCGAG CTGCTGCTGAGTTTGGTTTGCCTGGCCTGAGAGCTGCGTGTGAGCGAAAACTTTGTACAGAAAATTCTCTGTCCTCAGACAACGTTTTAGAGGCTTTCTTAGAGTCCACAAAACAACCAGTTCTCG atttcatttGCAAGATGGCCTGGTACTGCATGCTTAACAACAGAGAATCCATTAAAAATCAAGCCAAATTTAAAAGTCTTCCTCGGGATGTACAAAAACAGTTATTTAATCAACCGACTTGTCAAAACTTAGTTCCTGAGATGGAAAAGTCGGCCGGACAGAAAACCTATCCTTCAGATGTCTGCTGTCTGCAGTGA